In one Sphingobacterium daejeonense genomic region, the following are encoded:
- a CDS encoding baeRF3 domain-containing protein → MALKDIIDSLTQKNESPSITISYNTYKTFPDREKNAINLKNLTKEAENRVIEEFGKRESEEILEKIAELPERLEDVQLMDSLHIFISKDTDEIVPSPWPVDTEGVFIDDNFAVKPLIKALNRSKEYMILSLAQGGAHLYQALNDSIEKEITNDDFPFDANPLEVSGSDTKKIENRLKEYFNQIDKATVAVHNSNDLDVVVICTEPNYAMLMEVADIPKMYIGHDNKNYDASEADNMAKQAFESIKEIQKEERGVAIGELKQAVSSGQVLTDLQDIYQAAIDGRGDLLIVNQDFEQPVKMTSDRTFDLAEDSKEPGVVDDIVSTIAWEVLSKGGRSFFTAQEELEELGKIALKVRY, encoded by the coding sequence ATGGCACTAAAAGATATTATTGATTCATTGACACAAAAAAATGAATCTCCTAGCATCACTATTTCATACAATACTTATAAAACTTTCCCAGATAGGGAAAAAAATGCTATCAATTTAAAAAATCTTACCAAAGAAGCTGAAAACAGGGTTATTGAAGAGTTTGGCAAGAGAGAATCTGAGGAGATTTTAGAGAAGATTGCCGAGCTTCCTGAACGATTGGAGGATGTGCAATTAATGGATAGCTTGCATATATTTATTTCTAAAGATACAGACGAAATCGTCCCATCTCCATGGCCTGTTGACACGGAAGGTGTATTTATTGATGATAATTTCGCAGTAAAACCTTTGATCAAGGCTTTGAATAGAAGCAAGGAATACATGATTTTATCGTTGGCTCAAGGTGGAGCTCATTTATATCAAGCTTTAAATGATTCCATTGAAAAAGAAATTACTAACGATGATTTCCCTTTTGACGCAAATCCATTGGAAGTATCGGGTTCCGACACTAAAAAGATTGAAAATCGTCTAAAAGAATATTTCAATCAGATTGACAAAGCAACTGTTGCTGTTCATAACTCCAATGACTTAGATGTTGTTGTAATCTGTACTGAACCCAACTATGCTATGCTGATGGAAGTTGCTGATATCCCTAAAATGTATATTGGCCATGACAATAAAAATTATGATGCTTCGGAAGCAGATAATATGGCTAAACAAGCGTTTGAATCAATTAAAGAAATTCAAAAAGAAGAACGTGGGGTAGCAATAGGCGAATTAAAACAAGCTGTATCTTCAGGGCAGGTTTTGACAGATTTACAGGATATTTATCAAGCAGCTATAGATGGGCGCGGTGATTTGCTAATCGTAAATCAAGATTTTGAACAACCTGTGAAGATGACTTCCGATAGAACATTTGATTTAGCTGAAGATTCAAAAGAACCTGGTGTTGTTGATGATATCGTTTCAACTATTGCATGGGAAGTGTTGTCAAAAGGAGGAAGATCATTCTTTACCGCTCAAGAAGAACTAGAAGAATTAGGTAAAATAGCTTTAAAAGTGAGGTACTAA
- a CDS encoding alpha/beta hydrolase: MSNNIYQSGNLDNPTKALIMIHGRGGTATDIMGLAEYLNVSDYLLIGPEASQNTWYPNSFIAPISSNQPKLNQALELINQAVELAKEKGIQPENIYFLGFSQGACLTLEYTSRNAQKYGGIVAFTGGLIGEELIKDHYKGDFENTPVFIGTSDPDFHVPVERVQETTKLMRELGAQVEEKIYPNMGHTITQEEIRIVNETIFK, translated from the coding sequence ATGTCGAATAATATATATCAATCTGGAAATTTAGATAATCCAACCAAAGCGTTGATCATGATTCATGGCAGAGGTGGTACTGCAACGGATATTATGGGGTTGGCAGAATATTTAAATGTTAGTGATTATTTGCTGATCGGTCCTGAAGCTAGTCAGAATACTTGGTATCCCAATTCATTTATTGCACCAATATCTTCTAATCAGCCGAAGCTTAATCAGGCCTTAGAGTTGATCAACCAAGCAGTAGAGTTGGCTAAAGAAAAAGGCATCCAACCTGAAAACATTTATTTTTTGGGATTTTCACAAGGAGCATGTCTTACTTTAGAATATACCAGCAGAAATGCACAGAAATATGGAGGTATTGTGGCTTTTACAGGAGGGTTGATCGGTGAGGAATTAATCAAAGACCATTATAAAGGGGATTTCGAGAATACTCCAGTATTTATTGGAACCAGTGATCCAGATTTTCATGTTCCTGTAGAAAGGGTTCAAGAGACTACTAAACTAATGCGAGAACTTGGTGCTCAAGTAGAAGAGAAGATCTATCCCAATATGGGACATACCATAACACAGGAAGAGATTCGGATTGTGAATGAAACTATTTTTAAATAA
- a CDS encoding DUF1062 domain-containing protein, whose amino-acid sequence MVQEFKLEVIVKNTPLLKKKCSRCDSYKFYCSERFRINAQKKNIDIWLIYKCTNCDSTYNATILTRKNPEVINKELYDKFLNDDIETAWMYAFSPVLANKNSFEFDFASMEYSLKYHGDSLANLINFQHRQVIFEIVYPYNFNLKISTIIKELLGISSNQVVQLIDKEVILVDSKFLQKRIKLEMVC is encoded by the coding sequence ATGGTTCAAGAATTTAAATTGGAGGTGATAGTGAAAAACACTCCGTTATTAAAAAAGAAATGTAGCCGGTGTGACAGTTATAAGTTTTATTGCAGTGAAAGGTTTCGAATAAACGCACAGAAGAAAAATATTGATATTTGGTTGATTTATAAGTGTACTAATTGTGACAGTACCTATAACGCTACAATCCTAACACGAAAAAATCCAGAAGTTATAAATAAGGAACTATATGATAAGTTTTTAAATGATGACATTGAAACTGCTTGGATGTATGCGTTCTCACCAGTACTTGCTAATAAAAATTCTTTTGAGTTTGATTTTGCAAGTATGGAGTATTCTTTAAAATATCATGGTGATTCATTGGCTAATCTCATCAACTTTCAGCATCGACAAGTTATTTTTGAAATCGTATATCCATATAATTTCAATCTTAAAATATCGACTATAATTAAGGAATTACTGGGTATTTCATCAAATCAAGTGGTTCAATTGATTGATAAGGAAGTTATTTTGGTTGATTCAAAGTTTCTTCAAAAAAGGATAAAGTTAGAAATGGTTTGTTAG
- a CDS encoding alpha/beta hydrolase has product MQTINITENIIFDSNHNLKLDIYEPSQNPKGALIDIHGGGWFRGDKSKENDLASVLAENGFLVFVPNYRIAPEFLYPAPVEDMETILSWVKSSDYKFDKNNIGFIGSSAGGNLAIEMGLKTGLPIASWSGMIDIENWIQNHQDVVPSKGEAQDGGIQSGPNDALYKWAILNYTGEDQDLIKKASLLERVTKKAGPMFLANSLNEFCPVDPVFQLAQNLADLKIASVTQIIPGTKHAKGYLNHAIDYTLIFFEDCFKKNK; this is encoded by the coding sequence ATGCAGACTATTAACATCACTGAAAACATAATATTTGATTCTAATCATAATCTTAAATTGGATATATATGAACCCAGTCAAAATCCAAAAGGAGCATTGATCGATATTCATGGAGGGGGGTGGTTTCGTGGGGATAAGTCCAAAGAAAATGATTTAGCTTCTGTTTTGGCAGAAAATGGATTTTTAGTGTTTGTTCCAAATTATCGCATAGCACCAGAATTCCTATATCCTGCTCCTGTGGAAGATATGGAAACTATTTTAAGTTGGGTTAAATCTTCAGATTATAAATTTGATAAAAATAATATTGGATTTATTGGCAGTTCCGCAGGGGGGAATTTAGCCATTGAAATGGGGTTGAAAACCGGTTTGCCAATTGCTTCTTGGTCTGGTATGATTGATATTGAAAATTGGATTCAAAATCATCAAGATGTTGTCCCATCCAAGGGTGAGGCACAAGATGGAGGAATACAAAGCGGCCCTAATGACGCTCTTTATAAATGGGCAATTTTAAATTATACCGGCGAAGATCAAGATCTAATAAAGAAAGCATCTTTATTGGAAAGAGTTACTAAAAAAGCAGGCCCCATGTTTTTGGCTAATTCCCTCAATGAATTTTGTCCTGTCGATCCAGTCTTTCAGTTGGCTCAAAATTTAGCAGATTTAAAAATTGCATCAGTTACCCAAATTATTCCAGGAACCAAGCATGCTAAAGGATATCTCAATCATGCCATTGATTATACACTTATCTTTTTTGAAGACTGTTTTAAAAAGAATAAATAA
- a CDS encoding c-type cytochrome domain-containing protein, whose amino-acid sequence MAFESIWQEAIEATSEELVDQSEPWWVWVFLGRLHPLMVHFPIGLLVIAGIMELAKLRTFDSKLRTGTNWLVYIGAAGSVLAVLLGLLLANSGSYSGETFEWHQWAGITTAILAVVTALLLYAINKYNKRSLIIGYRTFLMITVLGVFMAGHYGGSLTHGQDYLLSATPWAPKDENLEGIEGGMSSADFDFASYTNETDSLSLEQQVNLNLAVRTILAHHCFQCHSSDKMEGELRLDDKELVFKGGESGKVIIPGDSKGSELVRRITLPAGHKEAMPGKGNHWEKKTSLWSIMD is encoded by the coding sequence TTGGCGTTTGAATCTATATGGCAAGAGGCAATTGAAGCTACATCTGAAGAATTAGTAGATCAGAGTGAGCCATGGTGGGTTTGGGTTTTCTTGGGAAGATTACACCCTCTGATGGTCCATTTTCCAATTGGATTATTGGTTATAGCAGGGATCATGGAGTTGGCGAAACTCAGGACATTTGATTCTAAATTACGGACAGGAACCAATTGGTTGGTATATATTGGTGCAGCTGGATCTGTATTGGCAGTTCTTTTGGGTTTATTATTGGCGAATTCTGGAAGTTATTCGGGAGAAACATTTGAATGGCATCAATGGGCAGGAATCACAACAGCTATCTTGGCTGTTGTTACCGCATTGTTGTTATATGCTATCAATAAGTATAACAAAAGAAGTTTAATCATTGGTTATCGTACTTTTCTAATGATCACTGTATTGGGTGTTTTTATGGCTGGGCATTATGGAGGCTCCTTAACTCATGGTCAAGATTACCTGCTGAGTGCAACACCGTGGGCGCCTAAGGATGAGAATCTAGAAGGAATAGAAGGGGGCATGTCATCTGCTGATTTTGACTTTGCATCCTATACAAATGAAACGGACTCACTTTCCTTAGAACAACAAGTCAATTTAAATCTCGCGGTCAGAACGATTCTAGCACACCATTGCTTCCAATGCCATAGCAGTGATAAAATGGAAGGCGAATTACGATTAGATGATAAAGAACTTGTTTTTAAAGGGGGAGAATCCGGAAAGGTAATCATACCCGGGGATTCTAAAGGCAGCGAGTTGGTTCGTCGCATTACTTTACCAGCTGGTCATAAGGAAGCTATGCCAGGGAAAGGAAACCATTGGGAGAAAAAGACATCGCTTTGGTCAATTATGGATTGA
- a CDS encoding NAD(P)/FAD-dependent oxidoreductase → MDTHYKIVIIGAGTGGIMTAAQMLKKDRNLEIAIIDPAKYHYYQPAWTLVGAGAYDYKKTEKPMKELIPEGCTWIKDSVISFEPENNIVLLNNGEKIGYDYLVVACGLVNDLSLIEGLEEAVNKGVVCSNYIDPNYTWECIQNFKGGNAIFTQPTTPIKCGGAPQKIMYLACDYFRRNNLSESANGYFCNSWDSNFWRQKNRRYANGGN, encoded by the coding sequence ATGGATACACACTATAAGATTGTAATCATTGGAGCTGGTACAGGCGGCATCATGACCGCTGCTCAAATGTTAAAGAAGGACAGAAACTTGGAGATTGCCATAATTGACCCTGCCAAATACCATTATTATCAACCTGCTTGGACTTTGGTGGGCGCTGGGGCTTATGATTATAAGAAAACCGAAAAGCCAATGAAAGAATTGATTCCAGAAGGTTGTACTTGGATCAAAGATTCTGTAATTAGTTTTGAACCTGAGAACAATATAGTATTGCTAAATAATGGTGAAAAAATAGGCTATGACTACCTGGTTGTTGCCTGCGGATTGGTAAATGATTTAAGTTTAATTGAAGGTCTTGAAGAAGCAGTAAACAAAGGTGTTGTATGCAGTAATTACATAGATCCAAACTATACTTGGGAATGTATTCAAAATTTCAAAGGCGGCAATGCTATTTTCACTCAGCCTACTACCCCAATCAAATGTGGTGGTGCTCCTCAAAAAATCATGTATTTAGCTTGTGATTATTTTAGAAGAAACAATCTTTCTGAGTCGGCCAATGGTTACTTTTGCAACTCCTGGGACAGTAATTTTTGGCGTCAAAAAAATCGCAGATACGCTAATGGAGGTAATTAA
- a CDS encoding cupin domain-containing protein, with protein sequence MESKNNFGKYMVSTSMIEWKPLLEENVDTRGISYKVLLYDEDNQRPKSFILKFEEGASYPLHNHPGGEEAFILEGEVFFNGVKLIKGDYLYTLKNYKHSVKSETGCQILFMVPEEVEIIKSE encoded by the coding sequence ATGGAATCTAAAAATAATTTTGGTAAATATATGGTTAGTACGTCCATGATTGAATGGAAGCCATTATTGGAGGAAAATGTTGATACTCGAGGAATTTCTTATAAGGTCTTGCTCTATGATGAGGATAATCAAAGACCAAAAAGTTTTATTTTAAAATTTGAAGAAGGTGCTTCCTATCCATTACATAATCATCCTGGTGGTGAAGAAGCATTTATTTTAGAAGGTGAAGTCTTTTTTAATGGAGTAAAGTTAATCAAAGGGGATTATCTCTATACCCTAAAAAACTATAAGCATTCAGTTAAATCCGAAACAGGTTGCCAGATTCTATTTATGGTTCCAGAAGAGGTTGAAATTATAAAGTCGGAATAA
- a CDS encoding ring-cleaving dioxygenase: MNNNVLGLHHITAIANLAQRNYDFYTNVLGLRMVKKTVNFDDPGTYHFYYGDEKGNAGTILTFFPWEGIGKGKNGAGMATEIAYSIPDGAVEFWQERFGKNNVLTGDAVERFGEVYYPFLDPDGLSLSIVVPKENDKRVGWTTAEIDQNNATKGFHNSTLTLRELEPTAKVLTDLLDYDQIAQEGNRFRFKSKNIDSANIIDILVDQNAARGINTAGTNHHIAFRVKNDEDQLALREKIMSAGLQITPQIDRDYFHSLYFREPGGVLFEIATENPGFDVDEPLAELGNSLKLPKQYEAQRTAIEKVLPILK, from the coding sequence ATGAATAATAATGTATTAGGATTGCACCATATCACAGCGATTGCAAATTTGGCTCAGAGAAATTATGATTTTTATACCAATGTACTTGGTTTAAGGATGGTAAAGAAAACTGTAAACTTTGATGATCCAGGGACCTACCACTTTTACTATGGTGATGAAAAAGGAAATGCAGGAACTATATTAACGTTCTTTCCTTGGGAGGGAATCGGAAAAGGAAAGAATGGAGCAGGGATGGCTACAGAAATTGCTTATTCAATTCCAGATGGGGCTGTCGAGTTTTGGCAGGAGCGATTTGGAAAAAATAATGTGTTGACTGGAGACGCAGTAGAGAGATTCGGTGAAGTATATTATCCGTTCTTGGATCCGGATGGTTTGAGCCTTTCCATTGTAGTTCCTAAAGAGAATGACAAAAGAGTAGGATGGACAACAGCGGAGATTGATCAAAATAATGCTACAAAAGGATTTCACAATAGCACATTGACCTTGAGAGAATTAGAGCCAACAGCTAAAGTTTTAACTGACTTGTTGGATTATGATCAAATAGCTCAGGAAGGAAATCGTTTCAGGTTTAAAAGCAAAAATATTGATTCTGCAAATATCATTGATATCCTTGTTGACCAAAATGCTGCACGTGGAATAAATACTGCTGGAACAAATCATCATATTGCTTTTAGAGTTAAAAATGATGAAGATCAATTGGCATTGAGAGAAAAAATAATGAGTGCTGGATTACAAATTACGCCTCAAATTGATAGAGATTATTTCCATTCGTTATATTTCCGTGAACCAGGGGGTGTATTGTTTGAAATCGCAACTGAAAATCCAGGCTTTGATGTGGATGAACCATTAGCAGAATTAGGTAACTCTTTGAAACTACCAAAGCAATATGAAGCTCAAAGAACTGCCATTGAAAAAGTATTGCCAATTTTAAAATAA
- a CDS encoding FAD/NAD(P)-binding oxidoreductase, translating into MEVIKRYNIDFKPYYAPIKIDSSKKTITFKNSDPKNNECIINQGDGSENPQPSEQFIELPFDLLHLAPPQTAPKFVKESSLVNETGWLDVDINSLQHKKYSNIFGLGDVAGLPTAKTGAAIRKQVPVVIDNIFKLIDQKDPDNKSYEGYSSCPLVTGYGKMVLAEFNYKNEFIPDPKLKQMFIKDSSKEHWRLWLLKKYILPHLYWNKMMKGEEV; encoded by the coding sequence ATGGAGGTAATTAAAAGGTATAATATCGATTTTAAACCTTATTATGCCCCCATTAAAATTGACTCATCCAAGAAAACTATCACCTTTAAAAATTCGGATCCTAAAAATAACGAGTGTATCATCAATCAAGGGGATGGTTCTGAAAACCCTCAACCATCAGAGCAATTTATCGAATTACCATTTGATTTACTGCACTTAGCTCCCCCGCAAACCGCCCCAAAATTTGTGAAAGAATCCAGTTTGGTGAATGAAACTGGCTGGTTGGATGTGGACATTAATAGTTTGCAACATAAGAAATACTCAAATATCTTTGGTTTAGGTGATGTGGCTGGACTTCCGACTGCAAAAACAGGAGCCGCTATCAGAAAGCAAGTTCCTGTGGTCATCGATAACATCTTTAAATTGATTGATCAAAAAGATCCAGACAACAAATCTTATGAAGGGTATTCTTCTTGCCCATTAGTAACAGGTTATGGCAAAATGGTTCTCGCCGAATTCAACTATAAAAATGAGTTTATCCCAGATCCAAAATTAAAGCAAATGTTTATTAAAGACAGCAGTAAAGAGCACTGGAGATTATGGTTACTCAAAAAATATATCCTTCCTCACCTATACTGGAATAAAATGATGAAAGGTGAAGAAGTGTAA
- a CDS encoding glycoside hydrolase family 2 protein, giving the protein MMKKTIAIACLLAATFSEGNAQNWAKVKDKILTPWAEQVTPQNAHREYPRPQLARKNNWQNLNGLWKYKITNKDQKDIPSSWDGDILVPFAVESALSGVAKRVTKDDALWYNNKITIDKKLNKGRVLLNFGAVDWECDIYVNGKHVGNHQGGFDPFSFDITDAIKKGKTQDIAIRVWDPTSDGPQPRGKQINNPHGIWYTPVSGIWQTVWLESVPETHIVRTKQTPDVDNSALKVSTELSSAKAGDEILVEAYDNNNKIAEVKANAGEEAQLKISNPQLWSPDSPKLYDLKVKVLRKGKVIDEADSYFAMRKITLKKDAKGIQRMYLNDKFVFHYGPLDQGWWPDGLHTAPSDEALKFDVVKTKEMGFNMIRKHIKVEPARWYRHCDSLGVLVWQDMPSGDLGGNIWDMNPGKIRAGKHDKDRTPESEAIYRKEWKAIMSTLHNFPSIVVWVPFNEAWGQFKSKEIVDWTIQNDPSRIVNGASGGNFGAPGHIFDIHNYPDAAMPSPEIYGSQYVLALGEYGGLGLPVEGHTWQQKDNWGYQSFKNAEELKKRYNEVVTDLSNLIPLGLSAGVYTQTTDVEIETNGLMTYDRKVIKIPANELKEIHNKLYNNASQVK; this is encoded by the coding sequence ATGATGAAGAAAACGATTGCAATCGCTTGCTTACTTGCTGCTACATTTTCTGAAGGAAATGCTCAAAACTGGGCAAAGGTTAAGGATAAGATCCTTACACCATGGGCAGAACAAGTAACGCCTCAAAATGCACACCGAGAGTATCCTAGACCTCAATTGGCGAGGAAAAACAATTGGCAAAACTTAAACGGTTTATGGAAATACAAGATTACCAACAAAGATCAAAAAGACATTCCATCTTCTTGGGATGGCGACATCTTGGTTCCATTTGCGGTTGAATCTGCACTTTCAGGAGTAGCAAAAAGAGTTACTAAAGATGACGCACTATGGTATAACAACAAGATTACCATAGACAAAAAGCTCAATAAAGGCAGGGTTTTATTGAATTTCGGTGCTGTTGATTGGGAATGTGACATCTATGTAAATGGAAAGCATGTTGGAAATCATCAAGGTGGATTTGATCCATTCAGTTTTGATATTACAGATGCCATAAAAAAAGGTAAAACACAAGATATCGCCATCCGTGTATGGGATCCTACATCAGACGGACCTCAACCTAGGGGAAAACAGATCAACAACCCACACGGAATTTGGTACACGCCAGTATCCGGAATTTGGCAAACTGTATGGTTAGAATCAGTTCCTGAAACTCATATTGTAAGGACAAAACAGACTCCAGATGTTGACAATTCTGCTTTGAAGGTGTCAACAGAATTATCATCAGCAAAAGCAGGTGATGAAATTTTGGTGGAGGCCTATGATAACAACAACAAAATTGCAGAGGTTAAAGCCAATGCTGGTGAAGAAGCTCAACTGAAAATCAGCAACCCTCAATTATGGTCTCCAGATTCACCAAAGCTTTATGATCTTAAAGTTAAAGTACTGAGAAAAGGTAAAGTTATAGACGAAGCTGATTCCTATTTTGCTATGCGCAAAATCACGTTGAAAAAAGATGCAAAAGGCATCCAAAGGATGTACTTGAACGATAAATTTGTTTTCCATTATGGACCATTAGACCAAGGGTGGTGGCCAGATGGTTTGCATACTGCTCCTTCTGATGAAGCTTTGAAATTTGATGTTGTTAAAACCAAAGAAATGGGCTTTAACATGATCAGAAAGCACATTAAAGTAGAACCTGCAAGATGGTACAGACATTGTGATAGTTTAGGAGTTTTAGTATGGCAAGATATGCCGAGTGGGGATTTAGGCGGAAATATTTGGGATATGAACCCAGGAAAAATTCGCGCTGGCAAACATGATAAAGACCGTACTCCAGAATCTGAAGCTATCTACAGAAAAGAGTGGAAAGCTATTATGTCGACTTTGCACAACTTCCCTTCTATTGTCGTTTGGGTTCCATTCAATGAAGCTTGGGGGCAGTTTAAATCTAAAGAAATAGTGGATTGGACCATTCAAAATGACCCTTCAAGAATCGTTAATGGAGCATCTGGCGGTAATTTTGGTGCACCTGGACATATTTTTGACATTCACAATTATCCTGACGCAGCAATGCCTAGCCCAGAAATTTATGGAAGTCAATATGTATTGGCTTTAGGTGAATATGGCGGACTAGGATTACCAGTTGAAGGCCATACTTGGCAACAAAAAGATAATTGGGGTTACCAATCGTTTAAAAATGCAGAAGAATTGAAAAAGAGATACAACGAAGTTGTAACTGATCTTAGCAACTTAATTCCATTAGGTTTGTCTGCAGGTGTATACACCCAAACTACGGATGTGGAAATAGAAACAAATGGATTGATGACTTATGACAGAAAGGTTATTAAAATTCCTGCTAATGAATTAAAAGAAATTCACAATAAGCTGTATAATAACGCTAGTCAAGTTAAGTAA
- a CDS encoding DUF4870 domain-containing protein: MDNKTLSIVAYITLIGWLIAYFSGKDKADDFLKYHLRQGFGIFIFGVILSIVLNIIMWVTGFYMIGYLGLITLILMIIGAINASNGVKKPVPIIGTWAEKQFQFIG; this comes from the coding sequence ATGGATAACAAAACACTTTCAATCGTCGCCTACATTACCCTAATTGGATGGTTAATCGCTTATTTTTCAGGAAAGGACAAAGCAGATGATTTCTTGAAATATCACTTAAGACAAGGATTCGGAATCTTCATCTTTGGAGTCATTCTTTCTATTGTCCTTAACATTATCATGTGGGTAACCGGCTTTTATATGATAGGTTATTTGGGCTTAATTACCTTGATATTGATGATTATAGGAGCTATTAATGCTTCAAATGGTGTTAAGAAACCCGTTCCTATTATCGGAACATGGGCAGAAAAGCAATTTCAATTTATTGGGTAG
- a CDS encoding NAD(P)H-dependent oxidoreductase yields the protein MNLYIKGAEKAGAQVEYLEVIDLDFEHNVLVASPQNQHREKDILHAQSLIKWADHLVFIYPTWWGNMPAVLKAFYRSSICSRLCIL from the coding sequence CTGAATCTATATATAAAAGGTGCAGAAAAAGCTGGTGCACAAGTTGAATATCTAGAGGTCATAGATTTAGATTTCGAGCATAATGTTTTGGTTGCTTCACCTCAAAACCAACATAGGGAGAAAGATATATTGCACGCCCAATCATTAATAAAATGGGCTGACCATTTGGTTTTTATTTATCCTACTTGGTGGGGAAATATGCCAGCTGTCCTAAAGGCTTTTTATCGATCGAGTATTTGTTCCAGGCTTTGCATTTTATGA
- a CDS encoding sulfatase, whose protein sequence is MLLKSGFILFALFIVFNCSHAQEKPYNVLMILVDDLRPTLGTYSDKHAISPNIDNWAKDAMVFERAYTNQAVCVASRYNLLLGSRSTSTGLYDFGRAFRDSYPEALTLPELFKNNGFYTAAIGKVFHVGHNTYNDEQSWSVPHWHDKVIEYANPDHQHETREEALFANKSWGDANKLEKGSAWERLDVADEAYADGRVAKEAVNRLDELRSNQKPFFLAVGFARPHLPFTVPKKYWDLYDPQDLPFPNNQNNPLNAPSVAVKRDGEISQYSEIPLAAESDPFPNELTRTLIHGYYAGVSYVDVQIGKVLKHLKETGLDKNTIVVLWGDHGYLLGEMGMWTKHVNYELANRIPLIIKHPKMQKGIHSESLIETVDLYPTLATLAKIAIPSMQQKIDGLSYDKYILHPDKEIRETVYHCFPREGKLGRAIRNKDFRLIAWQSIKATEPAVYELYSYKDGLVETENIWREDHPEFLKLKKVLDAEPAPLPMRPESKPKK, encoded by the coding sequence ATGCTTCTTAAATCAGGATTTATATTATTTGCATTATTTATAGTTTTCAACTGTAGCCACGCTCAGGAAAAGCCTTATAATGTCTTAATGATATTAGTCGATGATTTGCGGCCGACTTTGGGAACTTATTCTGATAAACATGCTATCAGCCCAAATATTGACAATTGGGCAAAGGACGCCATGGTATTTGAGCGTGCTTATACAAATCAAGCAGTTTGTGTAGCTTCAAGGTACAACCTTTTATTAGGGTCGAGGTCAACAAGTACAGGTTTATATGATTTTGGTAGGGCATTTCGAGATTCGTATCCTGAAGCCCTTACACTCCCTGAACTATTCAAAAACAATGGTTTTTATACTGCTGCTATAGGGAAAGTTTTTCATGTCGGCCATAACACCTATAATGATGAACAGTCATGGTCAGTTCCACATTGGCATGACAAAGTGATAGAATATGCAAATCCTGACCATCAGCATGAAACTCGCGAAGAAGCCCTATTTGCCAATAAAAGCTGGGGCGATGCCAATAAACTTGAGAAAGGTTCTGCTTGGGAGAGGCTCGATGTTGCGGATGAAGCCTACGCTGATGGCCGTGTTGCCAAAGAGGCTGTAAATAGATTGGATGAACTTAGAAGCAATCAAAAACCTTTTTTCCTTGCAGTTGGATTTGCAAGACCACATTTACCTTTCACTGTTCCAAAAAAATATTGGGACTTGTATGACCCTCAAGACCTTCCTTTTCCTAATAATCAAAATAACCCTTTGAACGCTCCTTCTGTGGCAGTTAAAAGAGATGGTGAAATTTCACAATATAGCGAAATCCCGCTTGCAGCTGAAAGTGACCCCTTCCCTAATGAATTGACAAGAACCTTAATACATGGCTATTATGCCGGGGTAAGTTATGTAGATGTTCAAATAGGAAAAGTCCTTAAGCACTTAAAAGAAACCGGCCTGGATAAAAACACAATTGTAGTACTATGGGGAGACCATGGTTATTTGTTGGGAGAAATGGGTATGTGGACCAAACATGTAAATTACGAATTGGCCAACCGCATTCCATTGATTATCAAACATCCTAAAATGCAGAAGGGCATCCACAGTGAGAGTCTTATAGAAACAGTAGACCTATACCCTACTTTGGCGACCCTTGCAAAAATAGCTATTCCAAGTATGCAGCAAAAAATCGATGGATTAAGTTATGACAAGTATATCCTTCATCCAGATAAAGAAATAAGGGAAACGGTTTATCACTGTTTTCCTAGAGAAGGAAAATTAGGTCGTGCAATTCGCAACAAAGACTTTAGACTGATAGCTTGGCAAAGTATAAAAGCAACTGAACCCGCTGTCTACGAGCTGTATAGTTATAAAGATGGATTGGTTGAAACAGAAAATATTTGGAGAGAAGACCATCCTGAATTTTTAAAATTGAAAAAAGTTTTGGATGCCGAACCAGCACCATTACCTATGAGACCAGAATCTAAACCCAAAAAATAA